The Thermodesulfobacteriota bacterium genome includes the window GGGGGAGACCGGCACGGGCAAGGGGAGCGCCGCGGCCGCCATCGGGCGCTCCGGCTTCATCCCCTTCGACGAGCGCATGGGGTGCTTTTCCGAAAGCTTCGCCCGGAACTTCATCGCCTTGAACCTTTCCCAGTTCCCCGAGTCCCTCATCGAGTCGGAGCTCTTCGGCCACCGCAAGGGGGCCTTCACGGGGGCGGTGGACCACCACCAGGGGGTCTTCGCCCGCTGCACCCCCCACGGGGCCATCTTCCTCGACGAGGTGGGCGACGTCTCGGTGCCGGTGCAGATCAAGCTCCTCCAGGTCCTCCAGGAGCGCACCTTCTCCCCGGTCGGCAGCCACGAGCGCCTGCGCTTCCGGGGTCGGGTGATCGCCGCCACCAACCGCCCGCTCGACGGCCTGCGCCGGGACGGGCGATTCCGGGACGACCTCTACTACCGCCTGTGCTCCGACGTGGTGGTGGTGCCGCCGCTTCGCCGGCGGCTGGCCGAGGACCCCCGGGAGCTCGGCCTCCTGGTGGCCCACCTCGCCGCCCGGGCCCTGGGGGGGGAGGAGCCCGAGATCGCCGCCGCGGTGGAAGAAGCCCTGGCCCGGGATCTGCTCCCCGCGTACCCCTGGCCCGGTAACGTGCGGGAGCTCGAGCAGGCCGTGCGCCGGGTGCTCCTCACCGGCTCCTACCGGGGGGAGGCGGGGGCCGCGACCGATGACCTGCGCGCCCGGCTCCTGGAGGGGATCGACGGGGGGACCCTGGACGCCCGGGAGCTCCTCCAGGGCTACTGCGCGCTCCTCCACGGCCGCTGGGGCACCTACGAGGAGGTGGCCCGCCGCACGGGCCTCGACCGAAGAACGGTGAAGAAGCACGTGCTCGCGGCCGCCGGGGGCCGGGGGGAGGACGGGGAGTGACGCGCCGGCTCGGGAGGGCGTTCTTCGCCCGCCCGGCGCTGGCCGTGGCCCGGGACCTCCTGGGCACGAGGCTCGTGCGCTTGGCGGGAGGGACCCGCCTCTCGGGGACGATCGTCGAGACCGAGGCCTACGTGGGGACCGAGGACCTGGGGTGTCACGCCAAGGCGGGCCGCACGGCGCGCAACGACACCATGTGGGGCCCCCCCGGCCACGCCTACGTCTACTTCACCTACGGGATGCACTGGATGCTCAATGCCGTCACCGAGACCGACGGGCATCCCGGCGCCGTGCTGATCCGGGCCATCGCCCCGGAGGAGGGGGTGGAGGAGATGGGGCGGCGGCGCGCCCGACCGGGGCGGCCTGGCCCCCCGGACCGGGCCCTGGCCGACGGCCCCGCCAAGCTCTGCCAGGCCCTGGGCATCAGCGGAACTCTCGACGGCGCCGACCTCTGCGCCCCCGGGGCCGAGCTCTTCGTGGAGGAGGGGGCGCCCGTGCCCGACGCCCAGATCATCACGGGCCCCCGGGTGGGGCTCAACTCGGTGCCCGAGCCCTGGAAGAGCGTACCCTGGAGGTTTCGGCGGGCGCCGGGGAGGGGGTGAAAGATGGCAACCGACCGAGACGACCCCGTGCCCTTCGACGCAGGACAATTCGTGGCCGAAAGACTCGAAGATCCCGCGTTTCGCAGCGCATACGAGGCAACCGAAGAGGAATTCGCTGCCCTCGACGTACTCCTCGAGGCGCGCCACAAGGCGGGGCTCTCCCAAGAGCAGGTCGCCGTGCGGATGGGCATGAAGCAGTCCTCCCTGGCGCGGATCGAATCGTCGCTGACGAGTCGCAAGCATGCTCCGTCGCTCTCGACGCTGCGGCGATACGCCGAAGCTCTCGGATGCGAGCTCGAAATTCGACTCGTCTCCAAGCCGTAGCCGGGTGTGTCGGCGAAACCGCCGCACCGCAAGCCATGAACCGGCCCCAATCCCATCCGTGTTGAGGAGCGCACGCCCGCGCCCCACCGCCGATCCCATCGCCTTGGTGCGTCGCGCCGCACCCTACACGGCTGGCCGCAACGCTCCATGCTTGCCGGTGGAAACCGCCGGTGTTCACTGCTATGTTGAAGGCCGCATGCGCTTGCACGAGAGGAGAACATCCCCATGCCGCTGGCACCCCAGGAACTCGAGGCCGCTGCCCTGACGCTTCCCCGGTGCGATCGTGCCCGCCTTGCACAGCGACTGCTCGAAAGCCTCGATGAAGACAGCGAGGTGGAGCAGGCATGGGCAGCTGAGGTCGAGCGCCGGCTCGATGAGCACGACCGCGGCCAGGTCCAGGCGATTCCCGGCGAAGAGGTCTTCGCCAAGGCTCGTGCGCGGCTGCGGGGGTGAGAACCTTCTTCTTCCTGCACGAGGCAAGCGAGGAACTGTCGGAGGCAGCGGCTTGGTACGAGGAGCAGTCGTCCGGCCTGGGCTCCGAATTCCTCGCTGAGGCGCACCAAGCCGTCGGGTTGGCGGCCGCCTCCCCAAGCATCGGGTCGCCGTACCGAAAGGGGACTCGGCGCCTCCTGCTGAAGACCTTCCCGTTCAGCGTGGTGTACCGAGAAGACCATCGCTTCATCCTCATCGTCGCCATCGCCCACCATAAGCGGCGGCCGGGGTACTGGCGGGGAAGGGTTCTCCGACCTTAGCGGACCCACGGACCCTTGAAGTACGTCGCGTACGTCCGGCAGCGTCCACGGTCAATGCATGTGGATGCGCGCCCCGTAGCGCACCGTCGCCGATCCCACGTACTCCAGGAGCTTCTCCCGATCCCGCCGGCTGCGGTAGATGTCCTTGCGCTCGTTGCCCCGCGAGGTCACGTGGTAGAACGCCCCGGAACCTCGATCCACAGTGGCCTGCTCATGCGCCCCTCCACCCCTGCCGCCCAGCCCTCTTCACCTCTCGGCCTCCCGAACTGTCAGATGTTGAGGCCTGACCCCGGGATTTGCCGGGGTTTGTGGCGGGGTTTGTGGAACGGGCACACCAAGAAGGGCTCCAACAAGGGCTCCAGCAAGGGCGCCGGCAGGTCCAGACCCAGGGCGAAGCCGCCTTCCTCCTGCGCCAGGCCGAGCGCAAGTTAGGCCCGGTCCCTGGGAAGTACCGGACCCGCGTGCAGGCAGCCGATGCCCCAACTCTCCTTCGCTGGGGCGAGCGGATTCTGACGGCCGGGACCATCGACGAGGGGTTCGAGGACTGACGCGTCTTCACGCGCCCGAGAGGAGCGCTTCGAGTCGGGCCAGGAGGGCGCGGTTGTCGGACCGGGGGTAGGCGGCGAGGCGCTCCCGGTACTCGGGGAGGCGATACAGAAAATCCCCAAGAACCTCGGGGGTGAGACGGCGGCCGTTTCGCCCCAGGCCCGTCTCGTCGAGGAGGAAGGCGTTGAGCTCCTGCTCGAACGGGCCCTTCATGGGAAGGGCGAGGTAGGGCTTGCCCAGGTGCAGGGCCTCCCCCAGGAGGGTGAAGCCCGCGGTGGCCACCACGGCCTTGCAGGAGACAAGGTCAGAGAGAAAGCCCTCCCGGCTCGGGGGCCGAAAACCCAGGTTGCCCTCCTCTCCGGTCCGGCCGGCCCCGTACACGACGAACCGCTCCCGGCGGAGCTCCGCCAGTCGGGCCAAGGCCGATGCGGAACCCCGGGTCAGGTACACGAGCACGTGGTCCCCCGAAGCCGGCTCGGCCTCCCGCACGTCCCGCGGCAGGATGGGTGGAAAGAGAAGTGCGCGCGCGTTGCGCACCCGGCCGAAGTAGAAGGTGGTCACCAGGGCTGCGTCGGGGCGGGGGATGATGGCCCGTACCACGGCCCGGGCCAGGGCTGCCTCGCCCGCGAGGCGCCGGGGGACCGGGTGGCCCACGTAGCGCAGCAGGTGCTGGTTGTCCACCGTGATGAGGGGCAGGCCGTACCGGCGCGCCAGGTGGGCCGTCATGGGCTCGAAGTCGGCAAGGGCGGCCTCGGGCCGCCAGCCCTCGAAGACCTCGGACGCCAGCGCCTGGAGCCGGCGGCGCCCCTCGGGGACCTGGGCCAGGTTCTCCCATACCGTGCGCACCTTCGAGACCCGGTTGTCTGCCGTGGCGAAGTGAAGCCCCTCGGTCTCGAACACCCGGAACTCCCCCCCGAGCTCCCGGCACCCCCGGCCGTAGCTCACCACCCACAGGTCGTGGCCCCGGGCCCGCAGGTGGCGCAGCACCTCGCGGCTGCGGGCCGCGTGCCCCGACCCCTCCCCCGAGACGCCGTAGACGATGCGCATGGGTCACCTCGGCCATGCCCGCCCCCAGGCCCCCGGGCCGGGGGGCCTCCATCGCCGCGTCCACCACCGCCAGGGCGGCGAACTCGGTGGCCCGCCCCGCGTTGAGGTATCGGAACCGGAACCGGGCGAAGGTGCGCTCGGGGAGGCCGAGCTCCGGGAGGGGCTCGTCGAGGAGCACGTAGGCGGCGGCGTGGCCGTCCAGGAGCGAAAGGAGCTCCAGCGCCCCCCGGTACTGGGCCAGGAAGGCCGCGTAGGAGACGGCAAAGGACCTGGCCCGCTCGGCCTCCCCCCGGTTCGAGAAATCCCGGTGGGCGTCCCGGATCGCCTCCAGCGCCAGGTGGTAGTCCAGGTAGGCCGCCCAGGTCTCCCGCAGGGCGTCACGGACCTCGGAGGCCGGAACCGCCCCCTTCCCTTCCGGCCGGAAGACCTCTGGGGTCCCCTCCACATAGGCAAGCACCGACCGGAGCCCCTCGCGGCAGACCCGCACGGCCTCGGCATCGGCCTCCCAGGCGGCGCCCCGGGCCTCGGCAGGGCGCCGCTCCGGCTGCCCCGCGGGGAGCGCGCCCGGCGCCGCAACGAACGAAAGGAGCAGGATCGTGGAGCAGCCGATGACGACGCGCATACCCCCTCTCTTCTCCGGCAAACCCCTCAAATCCCGCCTCAGTAGGGCCCCAGAAAACGCTCTCCGTTGAAGTGGATGAGGTGGGAGGGGGACTCGGCCAGCCAAACCTCTGTCTCCCAAGCGATCTCCGGAAGGTGGCGGGCCATGTCCGCCCGCGAGGAAAAGGCGGTCACGTACACGAGACCCGCCTTACAGGAGCCGAACAAGCGAGCAAGCTCGTGGTGGCGTTTCGCGTTGACGGGTCCATGGCTGGCTACCGCCTCCACCAGGACGATCCAGTGCTTGACAGGGCAGTAGAGCACCACGTCGGGCATCTTGCCGTGGGCGTCGAGAGTGACGCCCAGGTCCTGGAGAAGGTCGCCGTCGAAGTGTCCCCATTTGTCCCCCGTATCCCCGACGTACACCAGCCGCCC containing:
- a CDS encoding sigma 54-interacting transcriptional regulator, whose translation is MAPLTAPDRDFFRLVSRAAFVNPFSREREELDRAIAGWVGEGPPEAVLARAVRTVGERVAALEEKGPLRPGAFGAEDGPLVEAAVLFDAFHRHVADLDGLIRDQLAGGETPCAVPFARDALGLLTRRGIAAPEARRTFAFFYQLRRAFYFIDRSLVGRCASMGELRRHLWNDVFTADTGWYGRRLWDRMEDFSTLLLGETGTGKGSAAAAIGRSGFIPFDERMGCFSESFARNFIALNLSQFPESLIESELFGHRKGAFTGAVDHHQGVFARCTPHGAIFLDEVGDVSVPVQIKLLQVLQERTFSPVGSHERLRFRGRVIAATNRPLDGLRRDGRFRDDLYYRLCSDVVVVPPLRRRLAEDPRELGLLVAHLAARALGGEEPEIAAAVEEALARDLLPAYPWPGNVRELEQAVRRVLLTGSYRGEAGAATDDLRARLLEGIDGGTLDARELLQGYCALLHGRWGTYEEVARRTGLDRRTVKKHVLAAAGGRGEDGE
- a CDS encoding DNA-3-methyladenine glycosylase, giving the protein MTRRLGRAFFARPALAVARDLLGTRLVRLAGGTRLSGTIVETEAYVGTEDLGCHAKAGRTARNDTMWGPPGHAYVYFTYGMHWMLNAVTETDGHPGAVLIRAIAPEEGVEEMGRRRARPGRPGPPDRALADGPAKLCQALGISGTLDGADLCAPGAELFVEEGAPVPDAQIITGPRVGLNSVPEPWKSVPWRFRRAPGRG
- a CDS encoding helix-turn-helix transcriptional regulator, with the translated sequence MATDRDDPVPFDAGQFVAERLEDPAFRSAYEATEEEFAALDVLLEARHKAGLSQEQVAVRMGMKQSSLARIESSLTSRKHAPSLSTLRRYAEALGCELEIRLVSKP
- a CDS encoding addiction module protein, with amino-acid sequence MPLAPQELEAAALTLPRCDRARLAQRLLESLDEDSEVEQAWAAEVERRLDEHDRGQVQAIPGEEVFAKARARLRG
- a CDS encoding type II toxin-antitoxin system RelE/ParE family toxin; protein product: MRTFFFLHEASEELSEAAAWYEEQSSGLGSEFLAEAHQAVGLAAASPSIGSPYRKGTRRLLLKTFPFSVVYREDHRFILIVAIAHHKRRPGYWRGRVLRP
- a CDS encoding glycosyltransferase family protein, coding for MRIVYGVSGEGSGHAARSREVLRHLRARGHDLWVVSYGRGCRELGGEFRVFETEGLHFATADNRVSKVRTVWENLAQVPEGRRRLQALASEVFEGWRPEAALADFEPMTAHLARRYGLPLITVDNQHLLRYVGHPVPRRLAGEAALARAVVRAIIPRPDAALVTTFYFGRVRNARALLFPPILPRDVREAEPASGDHVLVYLTRGSASALARLAELRRERFVVYGAGRTGEEGNLGFRPPSREGFLSDLVSCKAVVATAGFTLLGEALHLGKPYLALPMKGPFEQELNAFLLDETGLGRNGRRLTPEVLGDFLYRLPEYRERLAAYPRSDNRALLARLEALLSGA